In Glandiceps talaboti chromosome 6, keGlaTala1.1, whole genome shotgun sequence, one DNA window encodes the following:
- the LOC144436614 gene encoding very low-density lipoprotein receptor-like produces MAPSPRITTLLCFLVIFFRIHQAQAECDSELFECNNGRCIPQSWKCDDDDDCQDNSDEDSCPRRTCAETEFKCTNDKCIPRRWQCDGDNDCDDGSDEDANMCRERTCRSDHFSCGEGSVCIPASWRCDRDNDCTNGADEEDCGEITCASDEYSCTNGKCITARWVCDHDDDCGDKSDELDCPEPTCASMEYMCNNSYCIPNRWLCDGDSDCLDNSDEGEEVCGTPNPPSPCSSREFTCSNQECIHISWHCDGDKDCEDESDELNCPRHTCEHDQFTCNNGDCIMGILECNGERDCRDGSDEWDCSTTPAPCDTRTSFKCDNGNCIDLSKVCDVRDDCGDWSDEPREGQCDIDECRTNNGGCTHLCQDKPIGHVCSCNHGYKLLDDGKTCEDIDECQIPGTCSQICNNTKGGFKCGCLEHYELDGDHSTCKAAGHEPLLLFANRRDIREVDLATREYRELVSDLRSAIALDYDYQQGYLYWTDVGMEKILRIKMDGGNVEAEVLIDQVNTPDGIAIDWLYQNLYWTDTGTNTIEVAHLEERHGAFQRTVLIDEGFDEPRAIVVDPKEGFMYWSDWGEPAKIEKAGMNGLHRQTLVDSDIQWPNGISIDYVSRRIYWVDAKLHLLGSVGLNGENRINIITSPTILPHPFSVAVFGDLMYWTDWVTEQIYSANKFTGAGNKAITDKLYSPMGIRVYHALKQESGINYCGEDNGKCSHICVAAPHISERSSQYSCLCPVGSQLMEDGHTCDVEGITPHMGIGMNVSVTTTPVPVTPAVVLAGPVDHKSSITVGTLVGIVFGVLLLLLCLGGVIGFCLWRNYISRSKRSMNFDNPVYRKTTEDQFAIEKYQHNPGRTYPPLTVVSTEDV; encoded by the exons ATGGCTCCAAGTCCACGGATTACCACACTTTTGTGTTTTCTAGTCATATTTTTTAGGATACATCAAGCTCAAG CCGAGTGTGACAGCGAACTTTTTGAGTGTAATAACGGTAGATGTATTCCCCAGTCATGGAAATGCGACGATGATGACGACTGCCAAGACAATTCTGACGAAGATAGCTGCC cGAGGAGAACATGTGCAGAAACAGAGTTCAAATGTACTAATGACAAATGCATACCAAGGAGGTGGCAATGTGATGGTGATAATGATTGCGATGATGGCTCAGATGAAGATGCAAATATGTGCC GTGAAAGAACATGTAGAAGTGATCATTTCAGTTGTGGAGAAGGTAGTGTTTGCATCCCAGCTTCATGGAGGTGTGACCGCGATAACGACTGTACTAATGGTGCTGATGAAGAAGACTGCG GTGAAATAACTTGTGCCTCGGATGAATACTCCTGTACAAATGGTAAATGTATCACAGCAAGGTGGGTTTGTGATCATGACGACGATTGCGGAGATAAATCAGACGAATTAGACTGTCCAGAGCCTACATGTGCCTCCATGGAATACATGTGCAACAACAGTTACTGCATCCCCAACAGGTGGCTTTGTGATGGTGACTCCGACTGTTTGGATAATTCTGATGAAGGTGAAGAAGTATGTGGCACTCCAAACCCCCCATCGCCATGCTCATCTAGGGAATTTACATGCTCAAATCAAGAATGCATTCATATTTCATGGCACTGTGATGGCGATAAGGACTGCGAAGATGAATCTGATGAACTGAACTGTC CTCGTCATACATGTGAACACGATCAGTTCACATGCAACAACGGCGACTGCATCATGGGAATATTAGAGTGTAATGGTGAAAGAGATTGTCGAGATGGTTCAGATGAATGGGATTGCTCAACGACACCTGCACCATGTGATACAAGGACCAGCTTCAAGTGTGACAACGGTAATTGTATTGACCTGTCTAAAGTCTGCGATGTTAGGGATGACTGTGGAGATTGGTCAGATGAACCACGAGAAGGCCAATGTG ATATTGATGAGTGTAGAactaacaatggtggctgtacACATCTTTGCCAAGATAAACCCATTGGACATGTTTGTTCTTGCAACCATGGTTACAAGTTATTAGATGATGGCAAGACTTGTGAAGACATCGATGAATGTCAAATTCCTGGCACATGCAGTCAAATTTGTAACAATACCAAGGGTGGATTTAAATGCGGCTGCCTCGAACACTATGAACTCGACGGTGATCATAGTACATGCAAAGCTGCTGGACATGAGCCATTGCTGCTGTTTGCCAACAGAAGGGACATCAGAGAAGTTGACCTTGCGACCAGGGAATACAGAGAACTTGTGAGTGATCTACGATCTGCAATTGCACTAGACTATGACTACCAACAAGGATACTTGTATTGGACTGATGTTGGAATGGAGAAGATTCTTAG GATTAAAATGGATGGTGGTAATGTTGAAGCAGAAGTCCTTATTGACCAAGTGAACACCCCAGATGGCATTGCAATTGACTGGCTCTACCAGAATCTTTACTGGACCGACACAGGTACCAATACTATTGAAGTTGCCCATTTAGAAGAAAGACATGGAGCTTTCCAAAGAACTGTGCTGATTGATGAAGGATTTGATGAACCAAGAGCTATTGTTGTGGATCCCAAGGAAGG TTTCATGTACTGGAGTGACTGGGGAGAACCAGCAAAGATTGAAAAGGCAGGTATGAATGGATTGCACCGTCAGACTCTGGTGGATTCAGACATTCAGTGGCCTAACGGAATCTCCATTGACTATGTCTCAAGACGGATCTATTGGGTTGACGCAAAACTGCATTTGCTTGGAAGTGTTGGTTTGAATGGTGAAAATAGAATCAATATTATCACTTCACCTACTATCCTGCCTCATCCCTTCTCTGTGGCTGTATTTGGTGACCTCATGTACTGGACCGACTGGGTAACTGAGCAAATATACAGTGCCAACAAATTCACAGGAGCTGGAAATAAAGCCATTACTGACAAATTGTACTCACCCATGGGCATCCGTGTGTACCACGCACTGAAACAAGAAAGTG GAATAAACTATTGTGGTGAAGACAACGGTAAATGTTCACACATCTGTGTAGCAGCACCTCATATATCAGAAAGATCGTCACAGTACTCCTGCCTGTGTCCTGTTGGTAGTCAACTTATGGAAGATGGACATACTTGTGATGTTGAAGGTATTACACCACACATGGGAATTGGAATGAACGTCTCTGTAACAACAACACCAGTGCCTGTAACACCAGCAGTTGTATTGGCAGGCCCTGTGGACCACAAGTCTTCTATTACTGTTGGAACTTTAGTTGGCATCGTATTTGGGGTACTTCTCCTTCTGTTGTGTCTTGGTGGAGTGATTGGATTCTGTCTATGGAG GAACTACATAAGCAGAAGCAAACGCTCAATGAACTTTGATAACCCTGTATATAGAAAAACTACAGAAGATCAATTTGCAATAGAAAAATATCAACATAATCCTGGTAGAACGTATCCACCG CTCACAGTAGTTAGCACAGAAGACGTTTAA